One Bos taurus isolate L1 Dominette 01449 registration number 42190680 breed Hereford chromosome 14, ARS-UCD2.0, whole genome shotgun sequence genomic region harbors:
- the NDUFB9 gene encoding NADH dehydrogenase [ubiquinone] 1 beta subcomplex subunit 9 isoform X1 → MVHPQENGRGTHAEGCITRERKYHRWTVLCLQRSLNNSFLRDRVPNIGSHNKDKYRYFACLLRARFDEHKNEKDMVKATQLLREAEEEFWHGQHPQPYIFPESPGGTSYERYECYKVPEWCLDDWHPSEKAMYPDYFAKREQWKKLRRESWEREVKQLQEETPVGGPRTEALPPARKQGDLPPLWWHIVTRPRERPM, encoded by the exons ATGGTGCATCCACAG GAAAACGGACGCGGTACCCACGCAGAGGGTTGCATAACAAGAGAAAGAAAGTACCACAGATGGACTGTGTTGTGCCTCCAGCGCTCACTCAATAATAGCTTCCTTCGTGACCGCGTTCCTAATATTGGCAGTCATAACAA GGATAAATACCGGTACTTTGCTTGCTTGTTGAGAGCCCGGTTTGATGAACAtaagaatgaaaaggacatggtGAAGGCCACCCAGCTgctgagggaggcagaggaagaaTTCTGGCATGGTCAGCACCCCCAGCCGTACATCTTCCCTGAGTCTCCAGGGGGCACCTCCTATGAGAGATATGAGTGTTACAAG GTTCCCGAGTGGTGCTTAGATGACTGGCAtccttcggagaaggcgatgtaTCCTGACTACTTTGCTAAGAGAGAGCAATGGAAGAAACTGCGGAGGGAGAGCTGGGAGCGGGAG GTGAAGCAGCTGCAGGAGGAAACCCCAGTTGGTGGTCCCCGAACTGAAGCTTTGCCCCCAGCCCGAAAGCAAGGTGACTTGCCCCCTCTGTGGTGGCATATCGTGACCAGACCCCGGGAGCGGCCCATGTAG
- the NDUFB9 gene encoding NADH dehydrogenase [ubiquinone] 1 beta subcomplex subunit 9 isoform X2, which yields MVKATQLLREAEEEFWHGQHPQPYIFPESPGGTSYERYECYKVPEWCLDDWHPSEKAMYPDYFAKREQWKKLRRESWEREVKQLQEETPVGGPRTEALPPARKQGDLPPLWWHIVTRPRERPM from the exons atggtGAAGGCCACCCAGCTgctgagggaggcagaggaagaaTTCTGGCATGGTCAGCACCCCCAGCCGTACATCTTCCCTGAGTCTCCAGGGGGCACCTCCTATGAGAGATATGAGTGTTACAAG GTTCCCGAGTGGTGCTTAGATGACTGGCAtccttcggagaaggcgatgtaTCCTGACTACTTTGCTAAGAGAGAGCAATGGAAGAAACTGCGGAGGGAGAGCTGGGAGCGGGAG GTGAAGCAGCTGCAGGAGGAAACCCCAGTTGGTGGTCCCCGAACTGAAGCTTTGCCCCCAGCCCGAAAGCAAGGTGACTTGCCCCCTCTGTGGTGGCATATCGTGACCAGACCCCGGGAGCGGCCCATGTAG
- the NDUFB9 gene encoding NADH dehydrogenase [ubiquinone] 1 beta subcomplex subunit 9 — protein sequence MAFLSSGAYLTHQQKVLRLYKRALRHLESWCIHRDKYRYFACLLRARFDEHKNEKDMVKATQLLREAEEEFWHGQHPQPYIFPESPGGTSYERYECYKVPEWCLDDWHPSEKAMYPDYFAKREQWKKLRRESWEREVKQLQEETPVGGPRTEALPPARKQGDLPPLWWHIVTRPRERPM from the exons ATGGCATTTTTGTCGTCGGGGGCCTATCTGACCCACCAGCAGAAGGTGCTGCGGCTTTATAAGCGGGCGCTGCGACACCTGGAATCATGGTGCATCCACAG GGATAAATACCGGTACTTTGCTTGCTTGTTGAGAGCCCGGTTTGATGAACAtaagaatgaaaaggacatggtGAAGGCCACCCAGCTgctgagggaggcagaggaagaaTTCTGGCATGGTCAGCACCCCCAGCCGTACATCTTCCCTGAGTCTCCAGGGGGCACCTCCTATGAGAGATATGAGTGTTACAAG GTTCCCGAGTGGTGCTTAGATGACTGGCAtccttcggagaaggcgatgtaTCCTGACTACTTTGCTAAGAGAGAGCAATGGAAGAAACTGCGGAGGGAGAGCTGGGAGCGGGAG GTGAAGCAGCTGCAGGAGGAAACCCCAGTTGGTGGTCCCCGAACTGAAGCTTTGCCCCCAGCCCGAAAGCAAGGTGACTTGCCCCCTCTGTGGTGGCATATCGTGACCAGACCCCGGGAGCGGCCCATGTAG